TTGAAAGGCAGATTAATATATGAGCATATACCAACCAAGTTGTATTGTTATTGTGCAAATTGGGTGATGCTTCAGGCACATTTATACGCTTTCTAGAACTTCTAGCACCTTCTCCCAGATTTTTGTTGGAACTTATAGCCGTTTCCAGGAAAAGACTCGAGCAGGGAGATTAAGTGCATGTCGCAATCAAAGAGAGCCTTGGCAGATTTGACCATTGCTATTTGAGGCTTCAACGACACTTTGATAAACTTTAGTTATTTTCTATTAACTGTATCTGTATTGTAGATTGCTAATTGTTTGAAACTTCTTTCTTGCAGACGTCGATGAGGCCTCCAAGAAGGAGATCAAGGACATTCTGGTGCAGTACGACAGAACCCTGCTGGTCGGCGATCCGCGTCGCTGCGAGCCCAAGAAGTTCGGCGGTCCAGGTGCCCGTGCTCGCTACCAGAAGTCGTACCGTTAAACTACTCTGTCTGGTTTTCAATTTGGATTAGAGTTATTTTTTACAATTTGAAAATGGTTTGCACGCACGTGCGAATAAAACGGAATAATTAACTGTACAAACGATTGGTTTTGATCTATACGTGGGTACCAGAAGAATTGGGCTTACGAAAAATTAGTATTTATTGAATTAGAAGATATTCAGCATGAGAACAtaattttatagtttttaaattGTTGACGGGCTTGGAAAAGTGCAAAATATGAGAATCTTATCTTGGGAAGaataatatttgaaaattattcAACAATGTTCGCTAGGTTTGCGTCTCTGCTAAGAACTATCACTGTGTGGTGGTATTTATGGTATTATTTCTTGGTATTTTATTAGCGGGACTTATTTCAGTACTCCGCCAACGTCCACTCTGTAATGCAGCCAGCGTTTGTTTTTCAAAATGTATTGCTAAATTCCGGGTTAATAATATCTACCAAATGTTTATTTGAACATTTTAAATTCTACAAGTTATTTTTTTCATATAAGTCAttttatatacttatatatatattttgtaaattcatattttattcCTTTGCTAATTTTTTCGACTTCAGATTTCCTCAAATTTCCCACTGCTAGCTACAAAGTAGCTGAGTTGCCTGCACTGCCACGTAGTTAGTCATGGGGGCTTTGTTTGGAAAAACCAGCAAAAAGACGGCTCCTAGTCGGATCACCGACCAGGACAAGGCGGTGCTGGTAAGTTGGTGGTCACTGAGTAGCCAGAAAGTTCGCCCAAACACTTAGCCACTTCCCAAATGCAGCAATTGAAGCAACAGAGGGATCGTCTGAAGCAGTACCAAAAACGCATCGAAACGCAGTTGGAGAATGATCGCGTCCTGGCCAGGAAGTGCCTACAGCAAGGTCGCAAGGAGTATGTGTCATACCCATATGTGATCTATATATGGTCAACTAAACCGATTGCTTTCATTTTAGCCGGGccaagctgctgctgcgcaAGAAGAAGTACCAGGAGAGCCTGCTGACCAATGCCGACAAACAGCTGGAAAACCTCGAGAAGCTGGCGGCGGACATTGAGTTCGCCCAGGTGGAGATGAAGGTGCTGGACGGCCTCAAGGCGGGCAATGCTGCCCTGAAGAAGGTGCACGAAATGTTGGACATCGACGAAGTGGAGCGAATCATGGACGAGACCCGCGAGGGCATCGAAAAGCAGCAGGAAATAGACGCCATACTGACGGATGTGCTGACCACGCAGGACGAGGAGGATGTCTTGGCCGAGCTGAATGCCCTGGAGGCGGAGGAAGAGCGGCAGAAGGGTGTACAGCTGCCGGATGTGCCCACCGAAGATCTGCCCATTCCCGCAGAGATCGAGTCCGTCGAGGAGCCGGAAAAGACCAAAGCAACCAGCAGCAAACCCAAGAAAGTTCTGGTGGAGGCATAGAACCTATAGTAAAACGAAACCAATGCCattttgtatgtatatatgtcgTTCAACTAAATTTCTCGATAAGTCCAATGtgaaatacatattttaataGATTATGCTTGACTAAAGAACACATAGACTCGCCTGTCTACTTGTGTATTGTCTTTGTTGATCGACGCAGGTCCTCCTTCACCTTGCTGCGCAGCATCTTATTGGTCTCGTTCAGCTTCTCGATCTCCTCAATCAGGATCACGTTCTCCTTGAACAGCTTGTCGTACTTCTTCTGCACGGATTTGTCCTCGGCCACCGACTTGTATCGGTCCAGAACATTCTCGATCTGCTTGCGCTGCCGCATAAACTCGTCCCTGACCTCCGCGTCCAGAGTGACGAATCGCTTTAGCTCGTCGTCGGAGGCGTGTTTGCGGAACAGTTCCTTCACCGCCTTCTTGAGGGCCTCGGCCGAGTTGATCTCACCGGCCACATAGTAAATGTCCGAGCAGATGGAGTGCAGACACTCCCGAGAAGCCTTCGCCCGATGTCGCTCCGTCCGAAGTTCGGCCACATTACTGAGGTATTTATCCCGCATCTCCTTTAACTGCAGCTCCAACTGCACGTTGTTCTGATTGAGACCCTCCAGCTCCGCTTCCATTTCGATGATGTGCTTGCGCTTGTCGTTGATCTGAAACTCACGCGGCTCAATCTGCGCCTTGAGCTCGGCGATCTTGTGGCCCAGCACCTGCTTGTACTTGTCCAGCTCCTGGTTCTTGTGCAGCAGGTCCTGAATGCGTTTTTCCTTACCGTTGATGGCGTAGTCGCGATCGGCAATGTCCTTCTGTAGATCCTCGATGTTCCGCATCTGTTTCTGGATGTTGCGCTGCGACTTGTGGTGCTCCTCCTTTAGGATCTCAACTTCCTCCAGGAGATTGTCAATCTCTCGGCTCTGCGACTCGAACTTCTTCTGCAATACTCCCGCCTTGCCTCGCCACATTTGGGTTTCATTTCGCTCAGTGGTCAACTTGTTCTCGTACTCCGTTTGCGTGGAGACCATGTTGCGATCATTCTCCAGCTCCACCTCGCGGCAGTACTCAATGAACTCGGCCTTCTTATCCTGCATCTCCTTCATCAGGTCGCGGATGAGCTCCTTGCGCTCGTTCAGCTGCTGCTTATAGTTGTTCTCCAGGGCCTCCACCGTATCCTGCAGCGTGCCCGTGGAGTTCTTCAGCTTGTCCTCGTAGCTTTCGCGCAGCTCCAGCATATTCTCGCGCAGATTGGTGAACTTCTGGTACTCTATCAGCATCCTTTCCGAGTACTGAGTGGCCAGAGTGTCCAGCTGGATACGGTGATCCTCCCGTATCGAGTTGATTTGGAACGTAATGTGATTCATCTCCTCCGTGTGCCTGGCCTCGATCTCGTTGTTCAACTCCTTCAGCTCCTCCAGCGCCGAGCAGTAGCTCCTGTGCACCTCCTGCAGCTGCTGGCCGTCAAAGATCTCGTTCTGGCTCAACTGGTACTGGAACTCCTCCGCCTGCTGCTTCAACCGCAACTCCAGGTTAGCAATCTGCTCGATTTTGTCGTTGAGTTGACTGCGCGGTATGAGCACCTCCTGGCTGCGCATTAGATCCTGATCCATGTAGGGCACCTTGCCCTCGATGTTGTCCATGGCCCAAATGGCCAGGGTTCCCTTGCTGGATATCGCAAAGAGCAGAGTGCCATCGTAGGAGAAGCGCAGTTTGTTGACTGGTCCATCAAAGAACCGAAAATTGGTGAAGGTTCCTCCTCCGGCCTCCAGGAACGGCAGTTGCATATTGAAAAGGTTACCCTCATGATCAGCCACGAACATAATCAGGTCCGATCTGGCCAGGCAAACATCGGATACGGATCCCTTGGTCCTCGATGGAATGGTTATCTCCCTCACCAGCGTGGAGTCCTGGAACTCGCGGATAGTTCCGATACTGGTTCCCGCGTAGATCGTCAGCGGATCGTTGGTGCTGCAGGAGATGGTCACGTATTCAGTGCCCTTCTGGACGATCTCCTGCAGTCTGGCGCCCGTCTCAATGTCCCACAGATAGATGGCACCCTCTGCTCCGCCCGAGATCAGAAACTTATCCGTCCTCGACCAAGCCACGGAAAGCACAGTGCCATTGTGGCCTTTCAGATTGATCAGAACATCCAGCTTGTACACTGAGGTAATGGCTATGTTGTTGTCATAGGCGGCGGCCATCATGTGACCAAAATTGGAATACCTCACCGCGTTGCAGTGCGGAAAGTTGTACGTCTTGACAATCTAAGGTAAAAGGTAATACAATAATGGTAAAAAAAGGTGAAGGAGTAAACTAACGTTTAGATCGTCCATGAAGATCTGGGTGATACGCAGCTGATCCGAGAAGCCGATGGCCGCCATCTGTCCCGTTAAGCTGAGCTCCACAATGTTAACATCCACCTGGAATTTGCGAACCAGCTCCACCAAGGCGGTCTCATAGTTCCAGATCCGGATGGTCTGATCCCTAGCTGCAGGATAATATTAAAATCTGATCAAGATGGAAGATGGATATTCTACCCACAGGCAGTCATGATGATGGGTTTCCAGGCGCACACAGACATGGCGATGATTTCTCCAGTGTGGATGAGGACTCCCAGCGGTTCGAACTTCAGCTGCTTGGTCTTCAGGGTCTCGGGAACAATGAGAATGCCCACGTAAATCTGGCAATGGGATGTGGTCACTATCACCGTTTCCTGTTTGTGGTCGATGGCCAGATTAAGAATCTGGTACATATGTTCCGCATACAGATTCGTGGGCACCGTAAGGATGGTTTTTCTCTCGAACTTGAACTTGGAAACGCGCTCGAAGACGAAGGCCCGATTGAAGATGATGTAGGCGAATCCCTTGGGGAAGGCGGTCATGCAGAGGACTCTCCTGTCAGGAAGACTAACAGCCTGCGTGGGCAGGAAACGCTGTTCCTGCAACTCCTTGTCCCGATCGAACACCTCTTGATCGATCATCAAGTCCACTGTGTCCGCATCGCTCGCCTTTTGAGCCAACTTCTGCTCGCCGTTCTCCACCAAGATCAACTGATCATCCGATGTACCAATCATCAGCAGGTCCAGCGATAGAAAAGCCATCGAGGTGACCCTATACTTCACCTTCAAATTATTGCTGATACTAAATCCTCGCTCCGATTTACTCATCAGCAACAACGTGCGCTCGCCTCCGACCGCCATAAAATTGCAATCGTTTGGATTGCCAGCGATGCACTCGGCGCCGCCATGAGATCCTGGGATCGTGGCCCTGCCCTCGATCACTGTACTGGTCTTGTCCAGCACCAACATAATAAGGGTTTCCTCCGGCGGGCGGGTGATCAGGGCCACCGATCTGGAGTCATTGGTGAAGATCATCTGCTGGATCTCAGCATTGCGATGGTTGCTCGGCAGCTCCAAGTGGCGTCTCTTCTTCAGAGTGGCCAACTCATAAATGGATATATACCGACCACTAATAGGAAGTTAAAAAGAGTCCATTCAGTCAAAGAGTCATTTGAACTGTTAGGTTTGGTTATATGAAATAAATAGCATCTGAAATGAAGCTCTTACTTTTTGGAGTGCCTTTCCACCACCGCCAGCAGTTTGCGATGCGAACTTATGGATATCACCTCGGGTCGCGTATCTTCCGGCAGCCTACAGGATAACGAAGGTTGAGATAATCCTTGGCACTTATAAAACGTAAACTACCCACCTGAGAAACCTCTGCTTGTTTTGGACGTAGTCGTGGAACGCTAGGACTCCCTCTACCGGATAAATGACCTCCTTGGTCAGGTTAAAGTGGATGTTGCCAATGACATCCGACCGCAGTCCGTAGATGAGTCGTGGCCTTATCGTCACCGTGCTGTTGGACAGAGAGGCTCGCTTCACATCTTCCTTGTTGGCTTCGTCCATCCTCGC
This genomic interval from Drosophila mauritiana strain mau12 chromosome 2R, ASM438214v1, whole genome shotgun sequence contains the following:
- the LOC117135966 gene encoding cilia- and flagella-associated protein 57: MDEANKEDVKRASLSNSTVTIRPRLIYGLRSDVIGNIHFNLTKEVIYPVEGVLAFHDYVQNKQRFLRLPEDTRPEVISISSHRKLLAVVERHSKNGRYISIYELATLKKRRHLELPSNHRNAEIQQMIFTNDSRSVALITRPPEETLIMLVLDKTSTVIEGRATIPGSHGGAECIAGNPNDCNFMAVGGERTLLLMSKSERGFSISNNLKVKYRVTSMAFLSLDLLMIGTSDDQLILVENGEQKLAQKASDADTVDLMIDQEVFDRDKELQEQRFLPTQAVSLPDRRVLCMTAFPKGFAYIIFNRAFVFERVSKFKFERKTILTVPTNLYAEHMYQILNLAIDHKQETVIVTTSHCQIYVGILIVPETLKTKQLKFEPLGVLIHTGEIIAMSVCAWKPIIMTASRDQTIRIWNYETALVELVRKFQVDVNIVELSLTGQMAAIGFSDQLRITQIFMDDLNIVKTYNFPHCNAVRYSNFGHMMAAAYDNNIAITSVYKLDVLINLKGHNGTVLSVAWSRTDKFLISGGAEGAIYLWDIETGARLQEIVQKGTEYVTISCSTNDPLTIYAGTSIGTIREFQDSTLVREITIPSRTKGSVSDVCLARSDLIMFVADHEGNLFNMQLPFLEAGGGTFTNFRFFDGPVNKLRFSYDGTLLFAISSKGTLAIWAMDNIEGKVPYMDQDLMRSQEVLIPRSQLNDKIEQIANLELRLKQQAEEFQYQLSQNEIFDGQQLQEVHRSYCSALEELKELNNEIEARHTEEMNHITFQINSIREDHRIQLDTLATQYSERMLIEYQKFTNLRENMLELRESYEDKLKNSTGTLQDTVEALENNYKQQLNERKELIRDLMKEMQDKKAEFIEYCREVELENDRNMVSTQTEYENKLTTERNETQMWRGKAGVLQKKFESQSREIDNLLEEVEILKEEHHKSQRNIQKQMRNIEDLQKDIADRDYAINGKEKRIQDLLHKNQELDKYKQVLGHKIAELKAQIEPREFQINDKRKHIIEMEAELEGLNQNNVQLELQLKEMRDKYLSNVAELRTERHRAKASRECLHSICSDIYYVAGEINSAEALKKAVKELFRKHASDDELKRFVTLDAEVRDEFMRQRKQIENVLDRYKSVAEDKSVQKKYDKLFKENVILIEEIEKLNETNKMLRSKVKEDLRRSTKTIHK
- the LOC117135997 gene encoding charged multivesicular body protein 6-A produces the protein MGALFGKTSKKTAPSRITDQDKAVLQLKQQRDRLKQYQKRIETQLENDRVLARKCLQQGRKDRAKLLLRKKKYQESLLTNADKQLENLEKLAADIEFAQVEMKVLDGLKAGNAALKKVHEMLDIDEVERIMDETREGIEKQQEIDAILTDVLTTQDEEDVLAELNALEAEEERQKGVQLPDVPTEDLPIPAEIESVEEPEKTKATSSKPKKVLVEA